The following proteins are encoded in a genomic region of Gammaproteobacteria bacterium:
- a CDS encoding alpha/beta fold hydrolase, whose product MAETAFSAAPALPAWITEQFPYARRVFHNGAHSIHFVDEGSGPAVLLQHGNPMWSYLWRRVMARLIPGGVRVIAPDLVGLGLSSKPRDPSIHTLEFHANQISALVGALQLDSVVIVGQDWGGPILGLLAARHPQWVRGAVFANTMLAQPTRQPRTTSFHRFANMPVVSDIAFRHLLFPIPVLHKVQGDPHSIGRREKKAYRFPLRDRSDRVAPLAFARMVPLDLAHPTVRTLGEVDAWARNFAGPVRLVWGMRDPILGPSLKKMKKLFPAAPVTETDAGHFLQEEVPMLLAEAILKVL is encoded by the coding sequence ATGGCGGAGACAGCGTTTTCAGCCGCGCCGGCGCTACCGGCGTGGATTACCGAGCAGTTCCCCTATGCGCGGCGCGTGTTCCACAATGGCGCTCATTCAATTCACTTTGTCGATGAGGGCAGCGGCCCCGCGGTATTGCTGCAGCATGGCAATCCGATGTGGTCCTATCTCTGGCGCCGGGTAATGGCGCGCCTCATTCCCGGGGGTGTGCGGGTTATCGCCCCCGACCTGGTCGGTCTGGGCCTCAGCAGCAAACCGCGTGATCCGTCGATCCACACGCTCGAATTTCACGCGAACCAGATCAGCGCACTGGTCGGTGCGCTGCAACTCGATTCGGTAGTAATCGTCGGGCAGGACTGGGGCGGGCCGATTCTCGGGCTGCTGGCGGCACGTCATCCGCAGTGGGTTCGTGGTGCGGTGTTTGCCAATACGATGCTTGCGCAACCAACACGCCAACCACGCACGACCTCGTTCCATCGCTTCGCCAATATGCCGGTGGTCAGTGATATTGCCTTCAGGCACCTGTTATTTCCGATCCCGGTGTTGCACAAGGTGCAGGGCGATCCGCACAGCATCGGCAGGCGTGAGAAGAAAGCATATCGCTTCCCGTTGCGTGATCGCAGCGACCGCGTGGCGCCACTTGCCTTTGCCCGCATGGTGCCGCTGGATCTTGCACATCCGACGGTCAGGACTCTCGGCGAGGTTGATGCCTGGGCGCGCAACTTTGCCGGGCCGGTTCGGCTGGTGTGGGGCATGCGCGATCCGATACTCGGTCCTTCACTGAAAAAAATGAAGAAGCTCTTTCCTGCAGCCCCGGTTACTGAAACAGACGCGGGTCATTTCCTGCAGGAAGAGGTGCCGATGTTGTTGGCCGAAGCCATTCTAAAGGTCTTGTAG
- the nudC gene encoding NAD(+) diphosphatase, translated as MTERINVFAGAHFDRLGARRADSTWIRQCFTQGRAAYLPVYSKSSLVISEPEPRAVLLPATELPPEKQREAILIGAFAGYTCFALDLGSGPRDDAPVMAAGSFRSLRTIGLLFPQDHAALLAYAQAMVLWHRRHRFCGRCGAPNISHDAGHQRKCNNGSCKETVFPRIDPAIIVLVEHEGRALLGRQAEWPEGVYSTIAGFVEPGESLEDAVRREVQEETGVNVGTVRYHSSQPWPFPSSLMLGFRAVARTTDITLNDNELQDACWFSRDDISDGLKSGKLRVPPPLSISSRLIAHWFDDDQPGRLASIIQQLGVTN; from the coding sequence GTGACTGAACGCATTAACGTTTTTGCCGGCGCCCACTTTGACCGGCTTGGCGCACGACGCGCCGACAGCACATGGATTCGCCAATGTTTCACGCAGGGGCGAGCCGCTTACCTGCCCGTCTACAGCAAGAGCAGCCTGGTAATCTCGGAGCCAGAGCCACGCGCGGTATTGCTGCCGGCAACGGAGTTGCCACCGGAAAAGCAGCGCGAGGCGATTCTGATTGGCGCCTTTGCAGGTTACACCTGCTTCGCCCTCGACCTTGGCAGCGGACCGCGTGATGATGCGCCGGTCATGGCTGCTGGAAGCTTTCGCAGCTTGCGCACCATTGGCCTGTTGTTCCCGCAGGATCATGCCGCTTTACTGGCTTATGCGCAGGCAATGGTGTTGTGGCACCGGCGACATCGATTTTGTGGTCGTTGCGGTGCACCGAATATCAGCCATGATGCCGGGCATCAGCGAAAATGCAACAACGGCAGCTGCAAAGAAACCGTGTTCCCGAGGATCGATCCGGCAATCATCGTATTGGTTGAGCACGAAGGCCGCGCGCTGTTGGGGCGCCAGGCCGAATGGCCGGAAGGCGTTTATTCCACAATCGCCGGTTTTGTCGAACCCGGTGAGAGCCTCGAGGACGCCGTCCGTCGCGAAGTGCAGGAAGAAACCGGGGTGAATGTCGGCACGGTGCGTTACCACAGCTCTCAACCCTGGCCGTTTCCCTCGTCACTGATGCTGGGTTTTCGGGCTGTGGCCCGCACCACCGATATCACGCTCAACGATAACGAGCTGCAGGATGCGTGCTGGTTCAGCCGCGACGATATCAGCGACGGACTGAAATCCGGCAAGCTGCGGGTTCCGCCGCCGCTATCGATCTCCAGCCGTCTGATTGCACACTGGTTTGACGATGACCAGCCGGGCCGCCTTGCCAGCATCATCCAGCAGCTGGGCGTGACGAACTGA
- the mscL gene encoding large conductance mechanosensitive channel protein MscL, translating into MLKEFKDFAMRGNVVDMAVGIVIGGAFGKIVSSFVADILMPPIGKLMGGVDFGALYVNLTDTAYDSLAAAEEAGAAVIKYGSFINVVIDFIIIAFAIFLVVKAMNSAKKEEPAAEPTTKKCPRCRMEIPLDATRCAHCTTDV; encoded by the coding sequence ATGCTCAAAGAATTCAAAGACTTTGCGATGCGCGGCAACGTGGTCGACATGGCCGTCGGTATCGTCATTGGCGGCGCTTTCGGCAAGATCGTCAGCTCTTTCGTCGCCGACATCCTGATGCCGCCAATCGGCAAACTCATGGGTGGCGTCGACTTCGGTGCACTGTACGTCAACCTGACCGACACTGCCTACGACAGCCTGGCGGCTGCCGAGGAAGCAGGCGCAGCCGTGATCAAGTACGGCAGCTTCATAAATGTCGTCATCGACTTCATCATCATCGCGTTTGCGATATTCCTGGTGGTCAAGGCGATGAACTCGGCCAAGAAGGAAGAGCCGGCTGCAGAGCCCACCACAAAGAAGTGCCCGCGCTGCCGCATGGAAATCCCGCTGGATGCGACCCGCTGCGCACACTGCACGACAGACGTCTAG
- a CDS encoding ABC transporter ATP-binding protein — MNALSLTGLSKTYDNGVEALKGIDLTVEEGDFFALLGPNGAGKTTAIGIVTSLVKKTAGTVEVFGHDLDRHTERAKSCIGLVPQEVNFNQFEKPLEILINQAGFYGLSPQLARERAETHLRQLQLWGKRDDIARNLSGGMKRRLMIARALVHQPPLLILDEPTAGVDIEIRRSMWEFMQRINADGTTIILTTHYLEEAESLCRNVAIIDSGRIVEHDRMSRVLRKLHFETFVLDVEAKLPATISAEGFTIRRVNDYSLEVDKPQQQSINELFSQLTSQGIHISSMRNKANRLEELFLRMVENKAEQT; from the coding sequence ATGAACGCACTTTCCTTAACGGGCCTGAGCAAAACCTACGACAATGGCGTCGAAGCCCTTAAGGGTATCGACCTGACTGTCGAGGAAGGGGATTTCTTCGCCCTGCTCGGACCAAATGGTGCCGGAAAGACGACCGCCATCGGCATTGTGACGTCACTGGTTAAGAAAACCGCGGGTACGGTGGAGGTGTTCGGCCACGATCTCGACCGGCACACCGAGCGGGCAAAATCCTGCATCGGTCTGGTGCCGCAGGAAGTCAATTTCAATCAGTTTGAAAAACCCCTCGAGATACTCATAAACCAGGCCGGCTTTTATGGCCTGTCACCACAGCTGGCTCGCGAGCGTGCGGAAACGCATCTTCGCCAGCTGCAGTTGTGGGGCAAGCGCGACGATATCGCACGTAACCTGTCGGGTGGCATGAAGCGACGTCTGATGATTGCCCGGGCGCTGGTACACCAGCCCCCGCTGTTGATTCTCGACGAACCGACCGCAGGTGTGGATATCGAAATTCGCCGGTCGATGTGGGAATTTATGCAGCGAATCAATGCTGATGGCACAACCATAATCCTTACGACCCACTATCTCGAAGAAGCCGAGAGCCTGTGTCGCAACGTAGCAATTATCGATAGCGGCAGAATTGTCGAGCACGATCGTATGAGCCGGGTGCTGCGCAAGCTGCATTTCGAAACGTTTGTGCTGGATGTCGAGGCGAAACTGCCGGCCACGATCAGCGCCGAAGGATTCACGATCAGGCGGGTCAACGATTATTCCCTGGAGGTGGATAAGCCACAGCAGCAGAGTATCAATGAGCTTTTCAGTCAGCTGACCTCGCAGGGCATTCATATCAGCAGCATGCGCAACAAGGCTAACCGCCTCGAAGAACTGTTCCTGCGCATGGTCGAAAACAAGGCTGAACAGACATGA
- a CDS encoding ABC transporter permease, producing MNRQHYNALLTVVMREFRRVRRIWIQTIVPPAITMTLYFIIFGNLIGSRIGQMEGFSYMQFIAPGLIMMSIISNSYGNVVSSFFGSRFGKYVEEMLVSPMPDYIMLIGYMAGGLIRGLCVGLLVTIIALFFTELRLEHPWVTLATVILTSMVFSLAGFVNAIYAKNFDGISIIPTFVLTPLTYLGGVFYSISLLPEFWQAVSRANPILYMVNAFRYGILGVSDIELATAFSIIIAFVIILFAFNLYLLRRGVGLRP from the coding sequence ATGAACCGGCAGCACTACAACGCGCTGCTGACAGTAGTGATGCGGGAGTTTCGCCGCGTGCGGCGTATCTGGATCCAGACCATCGTCCCGCCGGCAATAACCATGACGCTGTACTTCATCATATTCGGAAATCTTATCGGCAGCCGTATCGGGCAGATGGAAGGTTTTTCCTACATGCAGTTCATCGCGCCCGGCCTGATCATGATGTCGATAATCAGCAATTCCTACGGCAACGTCGTTTCATCGTTTTTTGGCTCCCGTTTTGGCAAGTACGTGGAGGAAATGCTGGTCTCGCCGATGCCCGATTACATTATGCTGATCGGCTACATGGCCGGCGGACTTATCCGCGGGCTGTGCGTAGGCCTGCTGGTCACTATTATCGCGCTGTTTTTTACCGAGCTGCGCCTGGAGCATCCCTGGGTAACGCTTGCCACCGTCATTCTGACGTCGATGGTTTTCTCGCTGGCGGGATTTGTAAACGCTATTTACGCCAAAAACTTTGACGGCATTTCAATTATCCCGACGTTCGTGCTGACGCCGCTCACCTACCTTGGCGGAGTGTTTTATTCAATATCGTTGCTGCCGGAGTTCTGGCAAGCGGTATCACGCGCCAATCCAATCCTGTATATGGTCAATGCATTCCGTTACGGCATCCTTGGTGTATCAGACATTGAGCTGGCAACCGCATTTTCGATAATTATTGCCTTCGTGATCATTCTGTTTGCCTTCAACCTGTACCTGCTGCGGCGCGGCGTCGGGCTTCGACCCTGA
- a CDS encoding SOS response-associated peptidase: MCGRFAFYAPAEAVTRIFGVEDPPDIEPRFNIAPTQFVPIIRADSDGERSVSMLRWGLVPFWAKDKAIGNRMINARAETLSEKPAYKSPFRKRRCIVPANGFYEWKKQGSVKQPYFISHGGDKPFGMAGLWARWRDGENDDETLETFTIVTTAPNEAVAPLHNRMPAIIDTSHFTQWLDPENHDTAALQELLLPPPAEPVTVWPVSRRVNDPKNDEAELVTADSLI; encoded by the coding sequence ATGTGCGGGCGGTTTGCATTCTACGCGCCGGCCGAAGCAGTAACGCGGATCTTTGGTGTTGAGGATCCACCGGACATCGAGCCGCGCTTCAACATTGCCCCAACCCAGTTTGTGCCAATAATACGCGCTGACAGCGACGGTGAGCGCAGCGTCAGTATGCTGCGCTGGGGGTTGGTTCCGTTCTGGGCAAAGGACAAGGCGATCGGCAATCGCATGATTAATGCACGGGCCGAAACCCTGAGCGAAAAACCCGCCTACAAGAGTCCTTTCCGGAAGCGTCGTTGTATTGTGCCGGCCAATGGCTTTTACGAGTGGAAAAAGCAGGGCAGCGTGAAGCAGCCATACTTTATCAGCCACGGCGGCGACAAGCCCTTTGGCATGGCCGGGTTGTGGGCGCGCTGGCGTGATGGCGAAAACGACGATGAAACACTGGAGACCTTCACCATTGTCACCACGGCGCCTAACGAGGCCGTGGCGCCGTTGCACAACCGAATGCCGGCAATCATCGATACCAGCCATTTCACACAGTGGCTGGACCCGGAAAATCACGACACGGCAGCGTTGCAGGAGTTGCTGCTGCCGCCCCCTGCCGAGCCGGTAACGGTTTGGCCGGTTAGCCGGCGGGTCAACGATCCGAAAAACGATGAAGCGGAGCTGGTGACGGCGGATTCGCTGATATGA
- a CDS encoding aminotransferase class V-fold PLP-dependent enzyme, translating into MHEESLAVHAGRTVDPVTGAVSPPLYLSTTFQRDADGQYSTGYDYIRDNHPNRVMLERTLAALEQGTDAVAFASGTAATLAVFQVAGRGHIVATHDAYHGTLHQLQEVVASWGSEISFVDTASPDEVAAAIRDDTQLLWIETPSNPLLRISDIATIGRLATRQNITVAVDNTLATPVLQKPLTLGADLVVHSTTKYIGGHSDVSGGVVVGRDKQLLDQVRGFLSRGGAVPSAFDCWLLQRSIATLPMRTHAHAHNALAIARFLASHPAVTEVAYPGLPAHAGHEIAARQMSGFGGVLSFLVDGDAAHAVAVAARTRLFIRATSLGGVESLIEHRASAEGPGTHAPGNLLRLSVGIEHQDDLVADLDQALSGA; encoded by the coding sequence CTGCACGAAGAGAGCCTCGCTGTCCACGCAGGCCGAACCGTAGACCCGGTGACCGGTGCCGTATCGCCACCGTTATACCTGAGCACAACGTTTCAGCGTGATGCGGATGGCCAGTATTCCACCGGCTACGACTACATACGTGACAATCATCCAAACCGGGTAATGCTCGAGCGCACCCTTGCCGCACTTGAGCAAGGAACAGATGCTGTCGCCTTCGCTTCCGGGACGGCAGCGACACTGGCTGTATTTCAGGTTGCCGGGCGTGGTCATATCGTCGCTACACACGACGCCTACCACGGAACGCTACATCAGTTACAGGAGGTCGTGGCCTCGTGGGGCAGCGAAATCAGTTTTGTTGATACGGCCTCGCCGGACGAGGTGGCTGCAGCAATCCGCGACGATACGCAATTGCTATGGATAGAGACGCCATCCAATCCGTTGTTGCGTATCAGCGACATTGCGACTATTGGCCGCCTCGCCACCCGACAGAACATCACAGTCGCGGTCGACAACACGCTGGCAACGCCCGTGCTGCAAAAGCCGCTGACGCTCGGCGCCGACCTTGTGGTTCACAGCACCACCAAGTACATCGGTGGGCACAGCGACGTCTCCGGTGGCGTTGTGGTGGGTCGTGACAAGCAGCTGCTGGATCAGGTGCGTGGCTTCCTGTCACGCGGCGGTGCGGTGCCGTCGGCTTTCGACTGCTGGTTGTTGCAACGTAGTATTGCCACGCTACCGATGCGAACACACGCTCACGCGCACAATGCGCTGGCAATTGCGCGTTTTCTTGCCAGCCACCCGGCAGTGACTGAAGTAGCCTATCCCGGCTTGCCGGCACACGCCGGTCACGAAATCGCCGCCCGTCAGATGAGTGGATTCGGAGGTGTACTGTCATTTCTTGTAGATGGCGATGCGGCTCATGCCGTTGCGGTCGCAGCGCGAACCCGCCTGTTCATTCGCGCGACAAGCCTGGGCGGCGTCGAGAGCCTCATCGAGCATCGCGCGTCAGCAGAGGGCCCCGGTACGCACGCGCCGGGCAACCTCCTGCGCCTCTCGGTCGGTATCGAGCACCAGGATGACCTTGTAGCCGACCTCGATCAGGCATTGTCCGGCGCGTGA
- a CDS encoding host attachment protein, whose translation MNRTWVLVAESSRARIFSTTGPRAGLDEIRGLTQPEVRLKERDLVSDSPGRSFDSGGAGRHAMGRESDQKRHETEMFAKTIAGELERARERGDFDKLILIAPPAFLGLLRKSMHHCCAERVVATVNKNLVQHDAADIRDHLPEWF comes from the coding sequence ATGAACCGAACCTGGGTGCTGGTGGCTGAGAGCAGCCGCGCGCGCATTTTTTCCACAACCGGACCGCGCGCCGGCCTGGACGAAATACGTGGGCTGACGCAACCGGAGGTGCGACTGAAGGAGCGCGACCTGGTATCTGATTCGCCCGGTCGCAGCTTTGACAGTGGCGGCGCGGGACGTCACGCAATGGGTCGCGAATCCGACCAGAAGCGTCACGAAACGGAAATGTTTGCGAAAACCATCGCTGGCGAGCTCGAGCGCGCGCGCGAACGGGGCGACTTCGACAAACTGATCCTGATTGCGCCGCCTGCATTCCTTGGCCTGCTACGGAAATCCATGCATCACTGCTGCGCCGAACGGGTGGTAGCAACGGTAAACAAGAATCTGGTCCAGCATGACGCTGCCGATATCCGTGATCACCTGCCGGAGTGGTTTTAG
- a CDS encoding mechanosensitive ion channel — MNANGSTDLDLLLESLRDHWQALVTAAPRVVFALLVLTAFWIAGRLIARAVTTLLDRSDLAETHLSFFRRVIVWLFVLIGFAVALDIIGLSGVAGGLLAGGGITAVVLGFAFREIGENFLAGFFLAFGRPFNLGDLIQSDGLEGTVRDVSLRSTHIRSADGRDIFIPSSHIFKNPLVNFTRDGLRRHNFRIGIAYQEDTDAACALIEKTILESGLSLETPAPFAGINEFTPNYIELIVRFWVDAFDPAPNVASQRAEIMARCRRTLLASGYTLSADVSQNVTLMNHEAP, encoded by the coding sequence CGCCGCGCGTGGTTTTTGCCCTGCTGGTGCTCACCGCGTTCTGGATTGCCGGACGCCTGATTGCGCGTGCCGTGACGACATTGCTGGACCGCAGCGACCTGGCCGAGACCCACCTCAGCTTCTTCCGCCGGGTGATTGTCTGGCTCTTCGTCCTGATTGGATTCGCTGTTGCGCTCGACATTATCGGGCTCAGTGGTGTAGCCGGCGGCCTGTTGGCTGGCGGCGGAATTACGGCAGTCGTGCTCGGTTTCGCGTTTCGTGAAATCGGCGAGAATTTTCTCGCTGGGTTCTTTTTGGCATTCGGCCGGCCATTCAATCTCGGCGACCTGATCCAGTCAGACGGGCTCGAGGGGACAGTGCGTGACGTGTCGTTGCGCTCGACACACATACGCAGCGCTGACGGGCGCGACATCTTTATACCAAGCAGCCACATTTTCAAGAATCCTCTGGTCAATTTCACCCGCGACGGACTAAGGCGCCATAACTTCCGGATCGGGATTGCCTACCAGGAAGACACGGATGCTGCTTGCGCCCTGATCGAGAAAACTATCCTGGAAAGCGGCCTGTCACTGGAAACGCCCGCGCCGTTTGCCGGAATAAACGAATTCACTCCCAACTACATCGAACTCATCGTGCGCTTCTGGGTCGACGCCTTCGACCCGGCGCCAAACGTGGCCAGCCAGCGCGCGGAAATCATGGCGCGCTGCCGGCGCACGCTGCTAGCCAGCGGGTACACCCTCAGTGCAGATGTCAGCCAGAACGTGACGCTCATGAATCACGAGGCGCCCTGA